The sequence below is a genomic window from Anaerocolumna chitinilytica.
GGTGAATGCACCCGCCGTTATTACAATGGCAAACATGGTATTGATAATTGCCTTTTTATTTATAAATTTCTTAAGTTTACCGGTGCAAGCCACCAGGAATGGAAGAATCAGTGACTGGGGCATTCCGATATACATCATATATTTTTTGAAAAAATAATAAAACTGCTCCGTATCAATGGGTATTACCGCCACTCCAAAAGCAAGCAAAATAAAGGGTACCAGCAGATAATTCCTGCTTGATAATTTTAATACATGTCCCGAAATATACGTCAGGTAATAGAACAAGGCAGCAGTTAAGGTAAAAATACTTAGCAGCCATATGGATAGGATAAAGGCATCCTGCCTCTGTACAATCCCTCCCGGAATCTTTACCATCTGGAAGATATTTATGGCAGACCACAGCTTGTCTGCGGTTTCTTTTCTGCCTAACAGCCCCATTGTAACAATATACATTAGGATATCCAGGATTCCAGTTATGATAATTGCTCTGGCTGCATAGTTATATAAACGCTTTCCTTTACTCAGATCAGATTTCCGGTAATGAATCATTGGTGCTGCAAAAATCATCATTTCCAGGGCACTAAAGGTCAGTAGGACCAGATAACTGCCTGTTCCGATATCTTTTAGATTCTCTGTAAACAAAGGAGTTATATTCCCAGGGTCCACCTTACGTATACCAAGAAAGAGAAACAGGATAATTGGTATAATCACAAGAAAATAGATGATTTCCGTTATCCTTGCTCTAACCTCCATTCCCTTGGAAGCAGAATAAGCCGAAACTACCAGAAGGAACAGTATGATTATCCGGTTATCCGTATCCGCAAGTAAGGTCTGATTAATGACCTGTCCAAATAATTTAGCGGAAAATACGAGACAGAAAAAAAGCTTTATGATATAGGGTATCGCTACAAAAAAAGTTACGAATCTTCCAAAAGTATCATCACAAAAGTTTAAATATCTTCCGCCTGTCTGTTTGCATAAAGATAGTATCAAATATCCGTAGATAAAAGCATACAATGTTCCCAAACAGATGGCAAGCAAGCCGTCCCTTCCGGATGAGGCAGCTGCAATATTCGGAATGATTAAGCCCGAAATACTAAAAAGGTCGAACACCAAAAGCCTGGAAAATTGTCTTAAGGATATTCTGTCATTATCTGAAAACATTATGATTCTTCTCCCTTCTCATCTTCATCTGATGATTCTCCTTCTTTCTTTACCAGCTTGGTTCTTTCATCCTTTTCAGAATATAAAGGTCTTCTTCTGAGTTTCCTGAAAGGAAAACGTACTAATCCATCCTTTGTGTCCGTACCGTGATTAATACCTGAAGCAGCAAAAGGAACCATATAAGGCATTCCAAAACTTTTCAGACCGCCAAGGTGTATCAGCATACATGTTATTCCAATAATAAACCCGAACAATCCAAGAAAAGCAGATAAGGCCAATATGAAATAACGAATGATACGAAAAGCAGATGCAAAAGGTTCATTCGGCACCGTAAAAGCTGAAATAGCTGTCAATGCAATCACAATTACTACTATAGGACTTACGATATTGGCGGTCACTGCAGCTTGTCCAATAATAAGTCCTCCTACAACACCCAAGGTTCCGCCCATAGGTCCCGGCATTCGGACTCCCGCTTCCAATAACATCTGAAAACTGATTTCCATGATAATCACTTCAACTAGTACCGAGAAGGGCACTCCTCCTCTTGCCGCTGAAAAGGAAAGTGCCATAGCCGGTGATAGAAGTTCCGAATTAAAATTCAATACCGCCACGTAAAGCCCGGGTAGTGCTATGGTAATAAATGCAGCTACATAACGCAAAAGTCGAAGAAATGTGGCTACTTCCCACCTGGTATAGGCATCATCGGATGCCTGGAAAAAGGAATTTAGTGTGGTAGGAAGTATAGTCGCAACAGGAGAGTTATCTACCAGAACCACAACTCTTCCATCCAATAAGGCTGCAGCTGCCTTGTCCGGCCTTTCTGTCGATTGAAATTCCGGAAAAGGCGAATAGGTGTTGCGTTCCGTAAGCTGTTCTAACATACCGCTGTCTAATATGCCATCTATCTCATATTCACTTAATCGCCGTTCAATCTCAGCAACCACTTCCGGTTTTGCTACCCCATCCAGATAGCAGACAGCCACATCCGTAAGTGTTCTGGTTCCGATTTTGTATTGTTTCATCTTTAAATTTGTATCTTTGATTCTTCTTCTTAGAAGTACTCTGTTTATAAAGAATGCTTCACTGAAGCTTTCCTTGGAGCCTCTTACAGTAACCTCATTTTCGCTGGTAGGAACTCCTCTGTTAGGCGCTTTTCGCATAGAAACTCTAAGGGCCTTATCATAACCGTTGACTAGAATAACCGTATCCCCGGAGAGGATCTGGCCTACAAGTTCTGAAATAGTGGTAACCTCTACTAAGTCCACTGTCTGAATCCCTTGATTTTTAATATAGTCAAATTGTTCAGTTACCGGCATGTCCTTTAAATCCCGGAACAATTGCAGCAGAGTATTCATTTCCAGCAGCTCTTTGTCAATCATGTTATCAATATATATAATGAAAATATCAACCTGATTGATTCCGCCTACACTAAACTTCCGTTTTACTACGTCCGCACAATTTTCAAACAACGCGGAGAGGGTATCGATATTTTCATCCAGATTTTTTGAAAAAAGTGCTGTTATATGGTTTTTATCATCATGTAAAAGAGTCATAGAATCCTCCTAAAATCCATTGATTTTCATATATCTGGTATTATATCCAAAGAAACTTAGCTTTACTCATATCTACCAGAAAGAAATAATAGGCTAGAAAATCAGTCAGGTATAGAGTTTTTAACAATAAATCAAAAAAGAGAAACGGCAATAGTTTCATACCATTGCCGTTTCTCTCATTTTTTACTGTTTCCCTTTATGCAATTAATAAAATCAATTTTTAGATATCCAACCTAAGCTGTACCTCTTCTTCAGCTTCTAATTTAAAATCTTCCACCTTATCTGAGGTTATGATAGGCAAGTCCTCCAAGGAATGAATTCCGAAGCTTCGAAGGAATTCCTCCGTCGTTCCAAATAATATTGGTCTTCCGGGGGCATCCATTCTTCCCACCTCACCAACCAAATTATACTCAATCAATTTGTTGACAGCATGATCTGACTTCACCCCACGTATTGCCTCAATTTCTATTCTGGTAATCGGCTGTTTATAAGCAATAATGGACAATGTCTCTAAAAGTACATCCGTAAGGATATGTTTTTTGGGTATATGTGTAATTTTAATGAGAGATTCGTACAGTTCAGTCTTCGTACACATCTGATAAGAGTCTTCTAATTCAATAATACGAACTCCTCTTTCTTCCTTGTCATAATCATCCATCATGGAATGTAATATTCTCTTTACGGTGTCCTTATCATGTCCCAATGCAGCTGAAAGCCTTTCCAGTTCCACCGCTTCTCCCATAGTAAAAAGAATTGCTTCTATTGCTGCTTTAATCTGATTTATTTCCATATAAATGATCAAACCCTTTCTGCATTAGTGTAAGCTTTTTCATACTTCACCAAAACCAACATACTTCCCATACGTTTGTAATTAATCTCTTTTCCTATTTATGATAAAACTACTAAATCATTGTATGTAATCATAATGTCATCAAACAGGTTGTCCTGTTTTATCACAATCTCCCCGGTCTTCATAAGTTCCAGAATAGCTAGGAAAGTAACAATAATCTCTGTTTTATTGCGCTGACCCAATAATAGCTGATAGAAGGAGAAATTTTTATGAAGTTTTCCGTATTTCGATACTTCTTCCATCTTATCTGATAGATTTCCTTCTTCTTTCTCGATTTTACCGAATTTGCTTCGAATAGGGTCAATCTTTTCTACCTGCCTCTTCATTACAGTTTCAAATATACGATGAAGCTTAGCAAGGGTTAAATCCGAGAGGAGGGTACTTACATCGACCTTTTCTTCATAATCTTTAATTTCATCCGGAATGCTTGGATTCTTAAAGAAAGTTCTTCCGGCATCCAATTCTTTATCCTTAAGTTCCAGGGATATGTATTTAAACATCTTATATTCCAATAATCTCTCAACCAGTTCCTGTCTGGGATCCTCTTCGACTACATCACGTTTTTCATCCTTTGGCAGCAGCATTTTGGATTTTATATTAAGGAGTGTGGCTGCCATAACAAGGAATTCACTCATGATATTTAAGTCTTTTGTCTCCATGTGATTTACATAGTCCATATACTGCTCTGTTATCAAAACAATAGGAATATCATGTATATTTACTTTATTCTTATCTATAAGATGTAACAGCAAGTCCAGAGGTCCTTCGAACACCTCCAGTTTAAATGAAATATCCATTCTATAACCTCCAACTGGTTGTAAACACGTACTTAAACGTTAATTATGTGTCTTAATAAGCCCTACCATATAATTTCTTAACAGCTCGAAAATCCACATAGATGCTATAACAATCATGTAAGTCAGCCTTTAATCAAAAAGGTCAGTACATAAGAAGATATATATGTTAGCAGCTGAAAGATTACTGCAAAAATCAAAAGAATTTTAATCAGATAATCATTTTTTATGATTGAAAAATATCTGGAAGGAGACTTGGCTGCAATACATAAACCCATATCAAAGGTTGAAACGGGAAAGAAATTAACCAGCAGCATACTTAAACTGATAAGTGCCGTATTCATCATAAAAAATTGAGTAAATAACCGTAATATACTATCATTCGGATTAACCTTAAGAGGTGTGGAAAAACTATGCTGCAGTTTTATGGTTACAACACTGATTATAAAGATTAGCAGTAAGCTTGTAAAACCGCAGATTCCCAGCAATAAATTGCTTCTTCTGTTCTTTAAACGGTACATATAGGGTTTTGAAAAACCTGCCTGATTTGTTGCACAGAATAGAATTCCGATAGGATCAATATATTGATGCAGTTTATAGATATTATTTTTCTTTTTTGCATCCTGATTCTTATTTAATTTGTTATATAAGAAAGCTTTCGGAAATTCATGGAGTATCATTACAATACAACCTGCCAGGAAGGAAGTTATAAGTCTTATTAATTCTATTCTCATAGATATTTTTATACCTCCCAAGTGTCTTATACAAAATAAATCATACGTAACTTTTAATACAATCTGTAAGTATTTTGCTTATTTTCTCTTTATCACTACAGTCATTAATTCCGGGCGGTTTCCTATTCGGAATTTCAGGGTGTGAAGTCCCAGTCCTCTTGATATTAACATAGTGCTTCCTTTTTCAGAGAAACGCCCTGCATCATATTTTGGAAAGAAACGATACTGAGGAGACAGCATACCTCCCAGAAAGGGAATTCGAATAATTCCTCCATGAACATGTCCCGCTAAAATAAGGTCAGCGCCATATGCCACATAATTCTCAAAGTACGCAGGGTTATGAGCAATTAATATATTATAACACTCAGATTCACACTTTCCTACGAGATTCTCAATATAATCCCCGGGCATCTTTGGTATCCTGGATTTACCATAATAAGGTTTCTCAATGGACAAGCCGGTTATCTTAAGTGTACTTTTCTTTCGTTTTAGTGTAATGCTTTCATTATCCAGAAGAACGATTCCATCCTTTGTAAGCTTGTCAGCATAGTTTTTAAAAAGAGCTGCATATTCTTCCCTTTCACAGGCTAAACTCTGTTCATGATTACCCATTCCATAATAAATGGGATATTTCCTGGACAATACTTTTAACAGCCGATAAGCGGTTTCATATTTCTTTGGTGCTTTTCTTACCAGCATATCCCCCGCTATTAATACAATATCCGGTTTAATGGAATCTATCTGCTTTATTAATACTTCATTCTCTTTTCCGTAACTGTAATTATGAAGATCCGCTAAAACAACCATAGTCAAACCGTCAAAGGCTTCACCCAACCTGTCTGATTCCACTGTTATCCTTGTGATTTGCGGTTTTAGGTTTCTTATATACTCTATGAGAAGAAGGAGTAAAAGAAGTGCTCCTATTATTTTTATCATTCATAATCCTTTCTAATGATATACTTATATTCAGTCCTTTAATTATCTTCTGATTCCCATAAAAAGGATAGACCGCCAAAAAGCCTGTTATCAATTATAACACAGACTTTCTCTGCGGTCTATAGTACCCTTTTTTAGAATTTGAATTTTTTAAGAGCCTGCTTGAAATAATCCATAAGTTTCGCTTTATTGACATTTTCAGCGGCAACAATATCAATTTTTCCTATGGTTTTACCACCAAGTTCATAAGTAATCTCGCCCACTTTATCATTTTCCTTTACCGGTGCGGTAACACTTTCCTCCAGTGTTATTTTTTTGGTAATATCAGCAGGGTTGGTTCCCTTTAGACAGAGGTAAGAAAACTTATCCCCTACTCGGTAATTCAGGGCATCTGCCACACCTTTTTTAACCGGTATAGGCGTTATAGCAAGGTCTTTGTTATCATCCTGATAGATGCTGCAGTTGGCAAATCCGTAATCTAAAAGCTTAGCAGCTTCTCTGAATCGAACCTTCGTTTCCGGTGCCGCCAATACAACTGCTATCATATCCATACCATTTCGTTTGGCGGTAGCAGATAAACAGTATTTGGCAAGACTGGTGGATCCGGTTTTCAGTCCGGTAATTCCATTATAACTTTTTATTAATTTATTTGTATTGGTCAGACCGAATTCACTTTGGCCTTTCTTGGTAGTATGTGTGATGTTTTCCATCCAAACAGTGGAATAATCACTGATTTGAGGATATTTTGTAATCAATTCACGCGACATAAGAGCGATGTCATAGGCTGTAGTATAATGATTATCTACATCGAGTCCGCAGCAGTTTACAAAATGTGTATTGTTCATGCCCAGGCCCTTTGCTCTTTCATTCATCATATTTACAAAGGATTCTTCGGAACCGGCTATGTATTCGGCCATTGCAACAGCAGCATCATTTGCACTGGCTATACTGATACACTTTATCATGGTATTTACATCCTGCGTTTCTCCCGGTTCCAAATATACCTGTGAGCCTCCCATAGATGATGCATATTCGCTTACTGTAACCTGGTCTGTCAGTTTAATCTTCCCGCTTGCCAGTGCATCAAAAATTAATAAAAGTGTCATTATTTTTGTTATACTGGCAGGTTTTCTCTTCTCATCCTTGTTCTTTTCGTATATTACAGTACCTGTTGAACCTTCAATAAGTACTGCCGATTCAGATGTGATATCAACTGCAGCGCTATCC
It includes:
- a CDS encoding endospore germination permease encodes the protein MFSDNDRISLRQFSRLLVFDLFSISGLIIPNIAAASSGRDGLLAICLGTLYAFIYGYLILSLCKQTGGRYLNFCDDTFGRFVTFFVAIPYIIKLFFCLVFSAKLFGQVINQTLLADTDNRIIILFLLVVSAYSASKGMEVRARITEIIYFLVIIPIILFLFLGIRKVDPGNITPLFTENLKDIGTGSYLVLLTFSALEMMIFAAPMIHYRKSDLSKGKRLYNYAARAIIITGILDILMYIVTMGLLGRKETADKLWSAINIFQMVKIPGGIVQRQDAFILSIWLLSIFTLTAALFYYLTYISGHVLKLSSRNYLLVPFILLAFGVAVIPIDTEQFYYFFKKYMMYIGMPQSLILPFLVACTGKLKKFINKKAIINTMFAIVITAGAFTLTGCSDMTEIEDKNFIQAVGIDTEGKDMIKVYYILPDLQALTEQGAEDPKKLKLSFSDKDFTEIEQDYGLENNKRLDFSQLKAVILGNGIAKDKEKMDAFLTYVENKYEFGRNTPIFLAENTAKEIMDLNSNIEGGIGDFLAQLSRINLKNNGIKEIDAGDLILARNEGNMNIVIPMLRAEETKMRVSGIGIYSAGTVQLHATEKESDFIYFASGFGKNKILYLPETNEDELPKYVLKINRITRTMEFRNADGKPYLNMIIEGNASIQKGLAKKEDEARNEDIKKIEEECNDYVKKNIQKTITAICINEKLDYLNLYRMTGYRNKSLWLEYKDDPEKFLENITINLKVNFHIQ
- a CDS encoding spore germination protein, with product MTLLHDDKNHITALFSKNLDENIDTLSALFENCADVVKRKFSVGGINQVDIFIIYIDNMIDKELLEMNTLLQLFRDLKDMPVTEQFDYIKNQGIQTVDLVEVTTISELVGQILSGDTVILVNGYDKALRVSMRKAPNRGVPTSENEVTVRGSKESFSEAFFINRVLLRRRIKDTNLKMKQYKIGTRTLTDVAVCYLDGVAKPEVVAEIERRLSEYEIDGILDSGMLEQLTERNTYSPFPEFQSTERPDKAAAALLDGRVVVLVDNSPVATILPTTLNSFFQASDDAYTRWEVATFLRLLRYVAAFITIALPGLYVAVLNFNSELLSPAMALSFSAARGGVPFSVLVEVIIMEISFQMLLEAGVRMPGPMGGTLGVVGGLIIGQAAVTANIVSPIVVIVIALTAISAFTVPNEPFASAFRIIRYFILALSAFLGLFGFIIGITCMLIHLGGLKSFGMPYMVPFAASGINHGTDTKDGLVRFPFRKLRRRPLYSEKDERTKLVKKEGESSDEDEKGEES
- the scpB gene encoding SMC-Scp complex subunit ScpB codes for the protein MEINQIKAAIEAILFTMGEAVELERLSAALGHDKDTVKRILHSMMDDYDKEERGVRIIELEDSYQMCTKTELYESLIKITHIPKKHILTDVLLETLSIIAYKQPITRIEIEAIRGVKSDHAVNKLIEYNLVGEVGRMDAPGRPILFGTTEEFLRSFGIHSLEDLPIITSDKVEDFKLEAEEEVQLRLDI
- a CDS encoding segregation and condensation protein A, translating into MDISFKLEVFEGPLDLLLHLIDKNKVNIHDIPIVLITEQYMDYVNHMETKDLNIMSEFLVMAATLLNIKSKMLLPKDEKRDVVEEDPRQELVERLLEYKMFKYISLELKDKELDAGRTFFKNPSIPDEIKDYEEKVDVSTLLSDLTLAKLHRIFETVMKRQVEKIDPIRSKFGKIEKEEGNLSDKMEEVSKYGKLHKNFSFYQLLLGQRNKTEIIVTFLAILELMKTGEIVIKQDNLFDDIMITYNDLVVLS
- a CDS encoding metallophosphoesterase, encoding MIKIIGALLLLLLLIEYIRNLKPQITRITVESDRLGEAFDGLTMVVLADLHNYSYGKENEVLIKQIDSIKPDIVLIAGDMLVRKAPKKYETAYRLLKVLSRKYPIYYGMGNHEQSLACEREEYAALFKNYADKLTKDGIVLLDNESITLKRKKSTLKITGLSIEKPYYGKSRIPKMPGDYIENLVGKCESECYNILIAHNPAYFENYVAYGADLILAGHVHGGIIRIPFLGGMLSPQYRFFPKYDAGRFSEKGSTMLISRGLGLHTLKFRIGNRPELMTVVIKRK
- a CDS encoding D-alanyl-D-alanine carboxypeptidase family protein: MKYKKFARILCFVLCISLLFSYNVPVRTLADTEKSSKSDTTAKDSTGQEEAATEVTGQDSTAKDSAAVDITSESAVLIEGSTGTVIYEKNKDEKRKPASITKIMTLLLIFDALASGKIKLTDQVTVSEYASSMGGSQVYLEPGETQDVNTMIKCISIASANDAAVAMAEYIAGSEESFVNMMNERAKGLGMNNTHFVNCCGLDVDNHYTTAYDIALMSRELITKYPQISDYSTVWMENITHTTKKGQSEFGLTNTNKLIKSYNGITGLKTGSTSLAKYCLSATAKRNGMDMIAVVLAAPETKVRFREAAKLLDYGFANCSIYQDDNKDLAITPIPVKKGVADALNYRVGDKFSYLCLKGTNPADITKKITLEESVTAPVKENDKVGEITYELGGKTIGKIDIVAAENVNKAKLMDYFKQALKKFKF